In Serratia sp. FDAARGOS_506, a genomic segment contains:
- the rapZ gene encoding RNase adapter RapZ, with product MVLMIVSGRSGSGKSVALRALEDMGFYCVDNLPVVLLPQLANTLAERNISAAVSIDVRNMPESPEVFEFAMTQLPDSFSPQLLFLDADRNTLIRRYSDTRRLHPLSSKNLSLESAIDEESDLLEPLRSRADLIIDTSEMSVHELAEMLRTRLLGKRERELTMVFESFGFKHGIPIDADYVFDVRFLPNPHWDPKLRPMTGLDKPVASFLDRHTEVHNFIYQTRSYLEQWLPMLETNNRSYLTVAIGCTGGKHRSVYVAEQLADYFRSRGKNVQSRHRTLEKRKQ from the coding sequence ATGGTGCTGATGATTGTCAGCGGCCGTTCCGGTTCCGGAAAATCCGTCGCCTTGCGGGCGCTGGAAGACATGGGTTTTTACTGCGTTGACAACCTGCCGGTGGTGCTGCTGCCGCAGCTCGCCAACACGCTGGCGGAACGCAATATCTCCGCGGCGGTCAGCATCGACGTGCGCAACATGCCGGAATCGCCGGAAGTGTTCGAATTCGCGATGACTCAGCTGCCGGACAGCTTCTCGCCACAGCTGCTGTTCCTCGACGCCGATCGCAACACGCTGATCCGCCGTTACAGCGACACCCGCCGCCTGCACCCGCTCTCCAGCAAAAACCTGTCGCTGGAAAGCGCTATCGATGAAGAGAGCGATCTGCTCGAACCGCTGCGCTCACGGGCTGACCTGATTATCGACACCTCGGAAATGTCGGTGCACGAACTGGCCGAAATGCTGCGCACCCGCCTGCTGGGCAAGCGCGAGCGCGAGCTGACCATGGTGTTCGAATCCTTCGGCTTCAAGCACGGCATCCCGATCGACGCCGACTACGTGTTCGACGTGCGCTTCCTGCCTAACCCGCACTGGGATCCGAAGCTGCGGCCGATGACCGGCCTGGACAAACCGGTGGCGTCGTTCCTCGATCGCCATACCGAAGTGCACAACTTCATCTACCAGACCCGCAGCTACCTGGAACAATGGCTGCCGATGCTGGAAACCAACAACCGCAGCTACCTGACGGTCGCCATCGGCTGTACCGGCGGTAAGCACCGCTCGGTGTACGTGGCGGAACAGCTGGCCGATTACTTCCGCTCGCGCGGCAAGAACGTGCAGTCGCGCCACCGCACGCTGGAAAAGCGCAAACAATGA
- the npr gene encoding PTS phosphocarrier protein NPr yields MTVKQTVEIKNKLGMHARPAMKLFELVQSFDAEVMLRNESGTEAEASSVIALLMLDSAQGRHIEVEATGPDEINALAAVVELFNSGFDED; encoded by the coding sequence ATGACGGTCAAACAGACGGTTGAAATCAAAAACAAGCTGGGCATGCACGCACGCCCGGCGATGAAACTGTTCGAGCTGGTGCAAAGCTTCGACGCCGAGGTGATGCTGCGCAACGAAAGCGGCACCGAAGCCGAAGCCAGCAGCGTCATCGCACTGCTGATGCTGGACTCCGCCCAGGGCCGGCACATCGAAGTCGAAGCGACCGGCCCCGACGAAATCAACGCGCTGGCGGCGGTGGTCGAGCTGTTCAACTCCGGGTTTGATGAAGATTAG
- a CDS encoding type II toxin-antitoxin system HigB family toxin — translation MHIISREPFNNATKQYPNEAAALEAIYKTLRRGEFRTPDELKALFPSLDRMKYKEKWWVIDVGGNHLRILFFASFETQKVFIKHIVSRAEYDKLMQHYRRSSS, via the coding sequence ATGCATATCATTTCCAGGGAACCGTTTAATAACGCAACGAAGCAATACCCTAATGAAGCCGCTGCTCTCGAGGCCATTTATAAAACGTTGCGACGCGGCGAGTTTCGCACGCCGGACGAGTTAAAAGCGCTTTTTCCTTCGCTCGATCGTATGAAATACAAAGAGAAATGGTGGGTCATTGACGTCGGCGGTAACCACCTGCGGATTTTGTTCTTTGCCAGCTTTGAGACACAGAAAGTATTCATAAAGCACATTGTTAGCCGCGCCGAGTACGACAAGCTGATGCAGCACTATCGAAGGAGTTCATCATGA
- a CDS encoding type II toxin-antitoxin system HigA family antitoxin, translated as MITDAIKAADALLRAVPLLQGSGSQQDYREALELVEYLLENDEHHPLIDMLAKKIAEYEDNSAEFTAFNQRIAQLPQGVAALRVLMEQHQLSQSDFEHEIGKKSLVNQILSGKRSLTIPHIMALAKRFNLPPALFLPEAD; from the coding sequence ATGATTACAGATGCCATTAAGGCCGCCGATGCGCTGCTGCGCGCCGTGCCCTTATTGCAGGGCAGCGGCTCTCAGCAAGACTACCGGGAAGCGCTCGAATTGGTGGAATATCTGCTGGAAAACGATGAACACCATCCGCTGATTGACATGCTGGCAAAAAAGATCGCCGAATATGAAGATAACAGCGCCGAGTTTACCGCATTCAACCAGCGTATCGCCCAACTGCCGCAGGGGGTGGCCGCGCTTCGCGTATTGATGGAACAGCACCAACTCAGCCAAAGTGATTTTGAACATGAGATCGGCAAAAAGTCGTTGGTCAACCAAATCCTGAGCGGCAAAAGATCGCTGACCATTCCGCACATTATGGCGCTGGCCAAACGCTTCAATCTGCCCCCGGCTCTCTTTCTGCCGGAAGCAGATTAG
- a CDS encoding transcription antiterminator gives MVRFPYPRLAYLFDALQTETLPQDELAKRFAVSTRTVRADITALNEILDKYGARFVHSRGAGYRLQVDNAALFSALQHQERRKHATPRSAQERVHYLLVRFLTSAFSLKLEDLADEWFVSRGTLQNDMAEVRERLAHYQLTIETKPRYGMKLFGAEMAIRACLTDLLFQLHLADAENPLLNNEILLQPQVTAFAGLLHPLLSQYAIRLTDEGEQYLIFYCAVALRRINDGYPLPDFEVEDGDDAVRQVSTRLAAELRSASGKEISMAEEAYLRVNIAARRVQDVQPTEINADDEEALVDYILSYINAHYNYNLQGDEQLRADLLTHIKTMITRVKYQINIPNPLLANIKQHYPMAYDVTLAAVSSWGKYTPYTLSENEIGYLVLHIGVGLERHYNIGYERHPQVMLVCDTGNSTVRMIQAQIARKYPQLVMTRIVSLRDYEMLAHIDEDFVISNARIGEKNKPVVVMSPFPTDYQLEQLGKLVLVDRTRPYMLEKFFDAEHFMVLNEPLTQAELFSRVCGQLEREGYVGADFYPSVVEREAIVSTLLGEGIALPHSLGLLAKKTVVVTLLAPQGVAWGEGEVAHVIFLLAISKSDYEEAMAIYELFVTFVRERSMSRLLGSDSFDSFKAVALDCLSRS, from the coding sequence ATGGTGCGATTTCCTTACCCGCGTTTGGCTTACTTGTTCGATGCTTTGCAAACCGAAACTTTGCCGCAGGATGAGCTGGCGAAGCGTTTCGCCGTGTCCACCCGCACGGTGCGGGCGGATATCACCGCGCTGAACGAGATTTTGGACAAATACGGCGCGCGTTTCGTGCACAGTCGCGGGGCCGGCTATCGCCTGCAGGTCGATAACGCCGCGCTGTTCAGCGCTTTGCAGCATCAGGAACGCCGCAAGCACGCCACCCCGCGCAGCGCGCAGGAACGCGTGCATTATTTGCTGGTGCGTTTTTTGACCTCAGCTTTCTCCCTCAAACTGGAAGATCTGGCCGACGAGTGGTTCGTCAGCCGCGGTACGTTGCAAAACGACATGGCTGAGGTGAGAGAGCGCCTGGCGCACTATCAATTGACGATCGAAACCAAGCCGCGCTACGGCATGAAGCTGTTCGGTGCCGAGATGGCGATCCGCGCCTGCCTCACCGATCTGTTGTTCCAGCTGCATCTGGCCGACGCCGAGAATCCGTTGCTCAACAACGAGATCCTGCTGCAGCCGCAGGTGACTGCGTTCGCCGGATTGCTGCACCCGCTGCTGTCGCAATATGCCATTCGTCTGACCGACGAGGGCGAGCAGTACCTGATCTTCTACTGCGCGGTGGCGCTGCGGCGCATCAACGACGGCTATCCGCTGCCGGACTTCGAGGTGGAAGACGGCGACGACGCGGTGCGTCAGGTGTCGACCCGCCTGGCGGCGGAGCTGCGTTCGGCCTCCGGCAAAGAGATCTCGATGGCAGAAGAGGCCTATCTGCGCGTCAACATCGCCGCGCGGCGCGTGCAGGACGTACAGCCGACCGAGATCAACGCTGACGATGAAGAAGCGCTGGTGGACTACATCCTGTCCTACATCAACGCGCACTATAACTACAACCTGCAGGGCGACGAGCAGCTGCGGGCCGATCTGCTCACCCATATCAAAACCATGATTACGCGGGTGAAATATCAGATCAATATCCCCAATCCGCTGCTGGCCAACATCAAGCAGCACTATCCGATGGCTTACGACGTGACGCTGGCGGCGGTCTCCAGCTGGGGTAAATACACGCCCTATACCCTGAGCGAGAACGAAATCGGCTATCTGGTGCTGCACATCGGCGTGGGGCTGGAGAGGCATTACAACATCGGTTATGAACGCCACCCGCAGGTGATGCTGGTATGCGATACCGGTAACTCGACGGTGCGCATGATCCAGGCGCAGATTGCGCGCAAGTATCCGCAGCTGGTGATGACGCGCATCGTCTCGCTGCGCGATTACGAGATGCTTGCACATATCGACGAAGACTTCGTGATTTCCAACGCCCGCATCGGCGAAAAGAACAAGCCGGTGGTGGTGATGTCACCGTTCCCGACCGATTATCAGCTGGAGCAACTGGGCAAACTGGTGCTGGTGGATCGCACCCGACCGTACATGCTGGAGAAGTTCTTCGACGCTGAACACTTCATGGTGCTCAACGAGCCGCTGACGCAGGCGGAGCTGTTCAGCCGGGTGTGCGGCCAGCTGGAGCGGGAGGGGTATGTCGGCGCGGACTTCTATCCGTCGGTCGTTGAACGCGAGGCAATCGTCTCCACGCTGCTGGGCGAGGGCATTGCGCTGCCGCATTCGCTGGGGCTGCTGGCCAAAAAGACCGTGGTGGTGACGCTGCTGGCGCCACAGGGCGTCGCCTGGGGAGAAGGCGAGGTCGCGCACGTGATTTTCCTGCTGGCGATCAGCAAGAGCGACTATGAAGAGGCGATGGCGATCTACGAGCTGTTCGTCACCTTCGTGCGTGAACGCTCAATGAGCCGCCTGTTGGGCAGCGACAGCTTCGACAGCTTTAAAGCGGTTGCGCTGGACTGCCTGAGCCGGAGTTGA
- a CDS encoding lactonase family protein, whose amino-acid sequence MRNWQAPTRRTALFLALLAVTGPALHAEDAMNSTSSHFAYIGTYNPNGEGVYRVQVDPASGALSHATLVSKVPNPAQLTLSADGKTLYVASEVADFNGGKHGGITAYRVNPADGGLTQLNQVDSQGAGPVYLSSTPDGHHLLVANYVSGSVAAFPIEADGSLGAASSVQQQQGPAGAAKPAAAVNGSFAISDHNGPHAHMIASDPSGKFVFSTDLGLDRIYQWRFEAASGRLTPNDPPWIAASSAGAGPRHFVFHPDGETVLLVNEEASTLTSYRFDRQKGTLKQLHAVSALPADYQGTSFASGLALSKNGDTLYVANRLHNSIAQFSVGTGGELKSVAETWTRGDYPRSLALSPDGRYLYALNQRSDNVTRFSVNPTDGKLSFVGGYLPIGSPSQMAFLPPPK is encoded by the coding sequence ATGCGAAACTGGCAGGCTCCAACCCGACGCACCGCGTTGTTCCTGGCGCTGCTGGCCGTGACTGGCCCGGCGCTGCATGCTGAGGATGCAATGAATTCCACGTCATCTCATTTCGCCTATATCGGCACCTACAATCCCAATGGCGAGGGCGTTTACCGGGTGCAGGTCGATCCGGCCAGCGGTGCGCTGAGCCATGCTACGCTGGTCAGCAAAGTGCCGAATCCGGCGCAGCTGACGTTGAGCGCTGATGGCAAGACGCTGTATGTCGCCAGCGAAGTGGCCGATTTCAACGGCGGCAAACACGGCGGCATCACCGCTTACCGGGTCAATCCGGCCGACGGCGGCCTGACGCAGCTCAACCAGGTGGATTCGCAGGGGGCGGGGCCGGTGTATCTCTCATCGACGCCGGACGGGCACCATCTGCTGGTGGCGAACTACGTCAGCGGCAGCGTAGCGGCTTTCCCAATTGAAGCGGACGGCAGCCTGGGCGCCGCCAGCTCGGTGCAGCAACAGCAGGGCCCGGCGGGCGCGGCCAAACCGGCGGCGGCGGTGAACGGCAGCTTCGCCATCAGCGACCACAACGGCCCGCATGCCCATATGATCGCCAGCGATCCGAGCGGCAAGTTCGTGTTCTCCACCGATCTGGGGTTGGATCGCATCTACCAATGGCGCTTTGAAGCCGCGAGCGGCCGGCTGACGCCGAACGATCCACCGTGGATCGCCGCCTCTTCCGCCGGCGCGGGGCCGCGTCACTTTGTGTTCCATCCCGACGGCGAAACCGTGCTGCTGGTGAACGAAGAGGCCTCGACGTTGACCAGCTACCGTTTTGATCGCCAAAAAGGTACTCTGAAACAACTGCATGCAGTTTCCGCGTTGCCCGCCGATTATCAGGGTACCAGCTTCGCTTCGGGGCTGGCGCTCAGCAAAAACGGCGACACGCTGTACGTCGCCAACCGGCTGCATAACAGCATTGCCCAGTTCAGCGTAGGCACCGGCGGCGAGTTGAAATCGGTGGCGGAAACCTGGACGCGTGGCGATTACCCGCGTTCGCTGGCGCTGAGCCCGGATGGCCGCTATCTGTATGCGTTGAACCAGCGCAGCGATAACGTCACCCGCTTCAGCGTAAACCCGACGGACGGCAAGCTCAGCTTTGTGGGCGGCTATCTGCCGATCGGCAGCCCCTCGCAAATGGCGTTCCTGCCGCCGCCGAAGTAA
- a CDS encoding KDGP aldolase family protein has protein sequence MKLQPNYYRDRVCLNVLAGSKANAQEIYAAAEGHVLVGVLSKNYPDVDSAVTDMLRYARLIDNALSVGLGAGDPKQSAMVSLIAQQVQPQHVNQVFTGVGASRALLGQNDSVVNGLVSPTGRVGWVKISTGPLSAAAPDGIVPVETAIALLKDMGGSSIKYFPMGGLKCKDEYQYVAKACAEHDFMLEPTGGIDLENYEPIVEIALAAGVKRVIPHIYSSIIDAASGDTRPQDVKTLLAMTKKLVG, from the coding sequence ATGAAGCTGCAGCCTAACTATTATCGCGATCGCGTCTGCCTGAACGTGCTGGCCGGCTCCAAAGCCAACGCGCAGGAGATCTACGCCGCGGCGGAAGGCCATGTGCTGGTGGGCGTGCTCTCCAAGAACTACCCGGACGTCGACAGCGCGGTGACCGATATGCTGCGCTATGCGCGCCTGATCGACAACGCGCTCTCGGTCGGCCTGGGCGCCGGCGATCCGAAGCAGTCGGCGATGGTCAGCCTGATTGCTCAGCAGGTGCAGCCGCAGCACGTTAACCAGGTGTTTACCGGCGTCGGCGCCAGCCGCGCGCTGCTGGGCCAGAACGACAGCGTGGTCAACGGCCTGGTGTCGCCGACCGGCCGCGTCGGCTGGGTGAAGATTTCTACCGGCCCATTGAGCGCCGCAGCGCCTGATGGCATCGTGCCGGTGGAAACCGCCATCGCTTTGCTGAAGGACATGGGCGGCAGCTCGATCAAGTATTTCCCGATGGGCGGCCTGAAATGCAAGGACGAATACCAGTACGTAGCCAAGGCCTGCGCCGAGCATGACTTTATGTTGGAGCCGACCGGCGGCATCGATCTGGAGAACTACGAGCCGATCGTCGAGATCGCGCTGGCGGCCGGCGTGAAACGCGTGATCCCGCATATCTACAGCTCGATCATCGACGCCGCCAGCGGCGACACGCGTCCGCAGGACGTGAAAACCCTGCTGGCGATGACCAAAAAGCTGGTGGGCTGA